The following is a genomic window from Nocardioides thalensis.
GTTTGCGCGGGTCTCCTCGATCGTTGCGGCCTCTCCCGGGTAGCCCGGGGCGAGTGTCGCCCATCCGTTCTGCTCGAAGTGGTCCTGCCAGGGGCGCCAGGACTGGGCTGAGAGCCACAGTCCGTGGACGAACATGATCGTGCTGCGGGGCATGGTGGCTCCTGAGGTCTCGCGCGCCCGAGGGTCGGGCGTCGGGTGCCTGTCGGCCCGCCGAGACCGGGCGTGCTGGCGCAGATGACGCTATGGAGCCGGACGAGAGGTCGGCATCAGTCACGTGACGGTTTTTGTCAGCGGCCGGAGTGGTCGTCGCCTTCGAGGAGGTCGCGGAGCTGGTGTCGGCCGGCGACGCCGAGCTTGGGGAAGATCTGGTAGAGGTGGGAGGAGATGGTGCGCGGTGAGAGGAAGAGTCGCTCGCCGATCTCCCGGTTGGTCAGGCCGTCGGCCGCCATCCGCACGATCTGCTGTTGCTGCGGCGTCAGCTGGGCGAGCACACCGTCCTGGGGAGGTTCCGCGGTGACGCCTGCCGCACGCAGCTCGTTGCGGGCCTGGGTCGCCCAGCTGACTGCGCCGGTTGCGTCGAAGGTGTCCGCGGCTGCAGCAAGGATGGGCCGGGCATCGGTCAGGCGGCGCTGGCGGCGCAGCCACTGCCCGTAGTCGAGGGCAGCGCGGGCGTGTTCGAAGGACCAGGTTGCCCCGTCCGGGTCGTCGACGGCGAGCCGGAAGAGACGTTCGGTGTCAGTCACGTGGTCGGCGGTCAGGGCTTCGGCGTGGTGCAGCAGGAGCTCGAACCGGGTTGCGCCGCTGCCGGCGATCGTGTCGCGAGCGTGAGCGAGGACTGGTCGGACCTCGTCGATCCGGGCGACCTGTGCGGCAGCGCCGGCGATCTCCGCGATCGCCATCATCGAGACATGTTCGTGCCGTGGGGTGCCGTCGGGTTCGAAGAGCTCCTTCAGGTGCGCGAACGCGCCATGGTGGTCGGCGTCGACGCGGTCACACAGGCCGAGGGTGAGCTGCAGGTGGCAGAACAGCGATCGGTGGTCGTCGCGGTCGAGGTCGGCGAGCGTGCGCCGGGCGAGGTCTCGTGCTTGTCCGGTGTCACCCCGGATTGCGGCGGCGCGTGCTCTCAGGTGGTCTGCGGACTGGCCCAGGAATCGCGAGTTGTCCAGGGCTGCGACCTGGTCGAGCTCCCGTGCCACGTCTTCTGCGTCGGCGAATCGACCGAGGTCCAGGTAGACGGAGCCGAGCGCGGTGAGCGGGTTGCCGGTTTCTCCTTGCGCGTCGTGGCGCCGCATCAGCCTGACGGACTCCCCGAGGAGCTCGGCTGCGACCACCGACTGATCCAGCAGCCAGCAGGCGGCGCCCAGGAGCATGGCGCGCACGTGTCCGAATTCCGATGACAGGCCGGCGGGGTCGGCGGTCATCTCCTTCAGGCGCACCAGCTGGTCGGGGCTGCGATGGAACGGGTCGGTGGCTGCCGCTGCCCACAGTTGGGTGGGTTCCGAGAGCTGGGGCGGCAGGGCCGGCCGCTCGGGCATGGCGGCTGCCTGCAGATGCGCGATCTCCTTGCGCAGGAGGTCCCGGTCGCCGTTGGCCTGGTAGATCAGGACCGCTTGCACCGAGAGGGCTGCCCAGCCCACCGTCGGGTCGGCGATGACGGCGTCGCGGACGACTTCGGCGAGCGCCTCGGTGGCCGCACGATGCAGGCCCGTGCGCGCCAGGGCGGCTGCGCGGTTGTGCTCGGCGAGCACGAGCATCTGCGGGTCCGTGGTGTGCTGGCCGACCTTGGTCGCCAGGTCCTCGACCCAGGCGAAGTTGCCGCTGGTGCCGGCGAGGCTCGCAGCCATCAGGAGTCGGTGCGCACGCGCCGAGTCTTCTTCGGTGAAGGTTGCTGCTCGTTCGTAGGCGCGCGCTGCCTCCACGAACGCGCCGCGGGCGCGGGCCCGGACGGCGTAGGCGGCTAGCTCCACGGCGACCGTCTCGTCGGGACTGGTCGCGGCGGCCGCGATCTGCCACGCGCGACGGTCGGGGTCGCCGGCCAGTACCTGGGCGAGGATGGTGTGGAGCTGGCGGCGACGCGCGACCGGGACCGCTCGGTAGGCCGCCCGGCGGGCCACGGGGTGGCGGAACTCCAGGTGGTCGCGGGTCGCCGAGATCAGCCCGGTCCGTTCCGCAGGTGCCAGGTCTGCGATGTCCAGCGGCGGCTTCACGGCTGCGGCGAGGACGGCCACGTCGTCGGCGCCCGCCGCGACCAGGGCCAGGACGTCACGGGTGGCCGCCGGCAGCTCGTGCAGCTCGGCGGCGAAAACGGCCTCCAGTCGCTCGACCGGCGGCAGGTCGTCAGTGGTCGCGATCGCGCGAGGGTCCTGCGCCGCCACGCGGCCGAGCTCGACCAGGCTGAGCGGATTGCCTGCCGACTCGCGCAGCACCGTCTTGAGCGCGGCGCCGACCAGCGATGGGTAGCGGGAGCCCAACAAGGCTCGGGCGCTGACGTCGTCGAGCGGGCCAAGGTCGATCACACGTGCTCGTTCCAGCCCGCTGGGCACCTCCGTGCCCCGCGCGCTCGCCACCGTGACCACGGGGGCGCCATCGAGTCGACGCAGCACGAACCCGAGGACTGACCGGGAGGCGTGGTCCATCCAGTGGAAGTCGTCAACCAGGAACAGCAACGGCTTCTCGGCCGCCAGCCCGGTGAGCAGGTTCCCTGTGGCGAGCCGGAGCAGCAGCGAGCCGTCCTCCTCGGGAAGAGCGCCGTGCTCGTGGACGGCGAGCACCGCGTCGCGTTGTCCGACCGGGAGTGCATCCAATCCCGGCGCGAGGCGCGCGAGGAGGTCGGCAAGGCCAGCGAACGCGACGTTGGAGTCCGCCTCGTGGCCTCGCACGCTCAGGACCGCGACGCCGGACGCTTCTGCTTGGTTCTTGAGGGCTGCCAGCAGGGTGGTCTTGCCGACCCCGGGAGGGCCTAGCAACGCGGCCTGGGCCACGCCCTCCCTGCGCGCGACGAGCTCGCCGAGAATGCCGAGCTCCTGGTCGCGGCCGAACATGCACCACCCTCCGGGGTTCGATGGTGACGCCATAGTGGCAGTCACCACCCCCGGCACGCTGCTCAGTTTCACCAACCAGAATGCGTCGGCGGCCTGTCCCGTCGGGCGTGTGAATTAGGGGGTGGGCCACGCCTTCAAGGCCTGGTCGGCCAGCTCGTGCAACTGCTCGCGACTGGCCCCGCCCGCGGCCTGGACCGACATGCCTTGGCCGATCGCGGTCAGCATTCGTGCCAACGCCTTCGGATCGGCCGTTTCGTCAGCCCCGAGGTCCCCGTCGTTGCGGGCGCGTTCGAAACGCGCCGCGAGAGCGAGCACGCCGTCCTCCCGGTAACGGGCCAGCAGCCTCCGGACCCCGTCATCCTCGGGACTGCACGCGAGCGCTGACTGCACCAGCAGGCAACCCGCCGGGGAGTCCGGCTGCGTGTACGCGTCCGCACATCCGTGCAGCATCACCGCGGCGACCCCTCGTGCGGTCGGCTCCTCAAGCGCCCGCGACACGAAAGCTCCGGGACCGTCGAGGTAGCGCCGCGCGGCCGAGGCGAACAGGGTCTCCTTGTTGCCGTACGCCGCGTACAAGCTGCGCCGGTTGATCCCCATCGCTTCGGTCAGGTCGCTCAACGAGACACCCTCGTAACCATCGCGCCAGAACAGGCGCATCGCGACATCGAGCTTCTCCTCGGCATCGAACGACCGCGGACGTCCAGCCGGCATCGTCTGCTCCCTTCCGAATCGGTCCCGGAATACACCCGGGAGGTGAGTAGTTCCAAGCCAATAGTAACCGAACGGTTCGGTTTCTAAAAGGACCAAGGAGCTACACATGTCTGAGCAGCCTCTCGCAGGAAAGACCGCACTCGTGACCGGAGGGTCGCGCGGCATCGGCGCCTCCATCGTCGAGCGCCTCGCAGCCGACGGCGCAAGCGTCACGTTCAGCTACGTCGCCGACCACCAGGGCGCCAAGGAGGTCGTCGAACGGATCACAAGCACCGGCGGCACCGTCCGGGCGGTCGAGACCGACAGCGCCGACGCCGACGCCGTCCGCGACACGATCGCCGAGGTCGTCGCGATCAGCGGCGGCCTCGACATCCTCGTCAACAACGCCGGGGTGGCCCACGTCGCGCCGATCGAGGAGTTCCCGCTCGAGGAGTTCGACCGTCTCGTCGCCGTCAACGTCCGCGGCGTCTTCAACACGATCCAGGCAGCCGTCCCCCACCTGCCCCACGGTGGCCGGATCGTCACGATCGGCTCCATCAACGCCGACAGGGTGCCGGTCCCCGGCATCGCGGTCTACTCCCTGACCAAGGCGGCCGTCGCCGGACTCACCCGCGGCCTGGCCCGCGAGCTCGGACCACGCGGCATCACCGTCAACACCGTCCAGCCCGGGCCGACCGCAACCGAGATGAACCCGGACGAGGGCGAGTTCGCGGAGGCCATGAAGGCCCTCATGCCCGTGGGTCACTACGCCCATCCGACCGACATCGCCAGCGCGGTCGCTTACCTCGTTCGCCCCGAGGCGCGCTTCGTGACCGGCACCAGCTGGGACGTCGACGGCGGCTTCGCCGTCTGAGCCGAACCCGACCTACGAGAAACGGAGAGCAACCAATGACCAGCATCGGAATCATCGGCGCCGGCGGCATCGGTACGGCGCTCGCGCGCCGCTTCGCGACCACAGACGCAGAAGTCCTTCTCGCCAACAGTCGCGGCTCCCACACCGTGCAGACACCCGACGACCGCGTCACCGCGGCCGACATCACCGAGGCAGCCAAGGCCGACATCGTGGTCCTGGCCGTTCCCTGGAACCGCCTCGAGGCAGCAGTGGCCAACAGCGGCATCGACGACTGGTCGGGCAAGATCGTCATCGACCCGACCAACCCGCTCAGCGCACCGGACTTCCCGCCCGCCGACCTCGGCGGCCACGTCTCCAGCACGCAGCTAGTGGAGAAGCTCGTCCCGGGAGCCGAGGTGGTGAAGGCGTTCGGAACACTGACTCCGCCCGACCTCGGAGCCGACCCGACCGCCGGAGGGCGGCGCGTCGTCTTCATCTCAGGAGACCACCCGGCCGCGAACGGCACGGTCGCGCGGCTCGCATCGAAGGCCGGATGGGCACCGATCGACCTCGGCCTGCTCGCGATCGGCGGTCCGCTGCTCCACTTCCCCGGCGGTCCCCTGCCGACGCTCCGGCTGCGTCTCGAGCGCTAACCGGCCGGCAGCGTTGCTACGCCACCGGGGTCAGGCTCGGGCTCAATCGCAGCGGAGGTCGCGAATCCTTCAACCAGGCTGCGTGGGCGCGTAGATCGCTACCGGAGTCCCGGGCCGAAGCAACTCGGCCCGGGACTCTCGTGGTGTGCTGCTGCCGGGATGGAGCCGAACGGGCGCGGCTGCCTGCATGCCGGCAGAGTGGTGCGGAAGTACTGGCGGCCAGCGGCGTACGCGCCGTGAGACGCCGGTACGTTTCCACCATGGTCGTCCGGGCTCTGGTCACGTTGCTGTTCCTGCTTCCCGCGCTCGTCGGCTGCGACGGTGGTGCCGACCCCGAGCCCGATGTGGACGCGATAGTGGCGTCGGTCGAGGACGTTCCTTCGGTCACCAAGTCGGTCCGGCTCACCGATGACACCGACCCGGACAAGATGCTGGGCAGCGAGGAGGGCTATAGCGAGGCGGCAGTGTTCTACGACTCCCGCCTGAAGTGTCCGCAGCCCGGGATCGACTGCGGGGCCGTGCTGGAGGTGTGGGCGGACGCCGACGGCGCCAAGGAGCGGTCGGGCTACCTCAAGGCGCTCCAGTCCGGCATGCAATCCCTCGGAACTGAATACCACTACCGGGACGGCGCCCTCCTCCTCCGGGTGAACGGTGACCTCACCGCGAAGCAAGCCGAGGAGTACCAGGCAGCGTTCAACGAAGCCGCCTAGCCCGGGGGTTCAGTCCTCGCCGAAGAACCCCGGCTGATCGCCTGGAAACGCACCGTTCACCGCTTCGATCCTCAGCCCGGTGAGCCCGGCCTCCTTGATGGCGGCCAGCACTTCGTCGGAGACGACCAGGTTGTGACTTCTCCGACCGCGCCACAGGCTGTGCACGGGCCCGGGGTCATTGCATTCCTCGAGCACGCCGACGTAGCCACCGAGACGGTCACCGCTCCGCAGGCGGATCTCCACGTCGAAGACGTCCAGCTCCGCGCCACACCCGCGAAGAACCTCAACCATCCGCTCGCTGAGCAATTTCAACCCGATCATCGACGTCTGCCACAGGAAGTCGTTCAGTCTCTTGCCGTAGTGCTCCGGCTCTTGGACCCACCAGACCGCGACGTCCACCGACCCCGGCCCGGCCTCCCCCAAGGCTTTCTCGACGTCGATGCCCGACGGTGCCCTCCACCGGCCATAGGTCGGGGCGTCCTCGCCGGTCACCCGCAGCCACAGGTCGCGGCCTGCTCCGGCCGCGGTTACGG
Proteins encoded in this region:
- a CDS encoding AAA family ATPase: MFGRDQELGILGELVARREGVAQAALLGPPGVGKTTLLAALKNQAEASGVAVLSVRGHEADSNVAFAGLADLLARLAPGLDALPVGQRDAVLAVHEHGALPEEDGSLLLRLATGNLLTGLAAEKPLLFLVDDFHWMDHASRSVLGFVLRRLDGAPVVTVASARGTEVPSGLERARVIDLGPLDDVSARALLGSRYPSLVGAALKTVLRESAGNPLSLVELGRVAAQDPRAIATTDDLPPVERLEAVFAAELHELPAATRDVLALVAAGADDVAVLAAAVKPPLDIADLAPAERTGLISATRDHLEFRHPVARRAAYRAVPVARRRQLHTILAQVLAGDPDRRAWQIAAAATSPDETVAVELAAYAVRARARGAFVEAARAYERAATFTEEDSARAHRLLMAASLAGTSGNFAWVEDLATKVGQHTTDPQMLVLAEHNRAAALARTGLHRAATEALAEVVRDAVIADPTVGWAALSVQAVLIYQANGDRDLLRKEIAHLQAAAMPERPALPPQLSEPTQLWAAAATDPFHRSPDQLVRLKEMTADPAGLSSEFGHVRAMLLGAACWLLDQSVVAAELLGESVRLMRRHDAQGETGNPLTALGSVYLDLGRFADAEDVARELDQVAALDNSRFLGQSADHLRARAAAIRGDTGQARDLARRTLADLDRDDHRSLFCHLQLTLGLCDRVDADHHGAFAHLKELFEPDGTPRHEHVSMMAIAEIAGAAAQVARIDEVRPVLAHARDTIAGSGATRFELLLHHAEALTADHVTDTERLFRLAVDDPDGATWSFEHARAALDYGQWLRRQRRLTDARPILAAAADTFDATGAVSWATQARNELRAAGVTAEPPQDGVLAQLTPQQQQIVRMAADGLTNREIGERLFLSPRTISSHLYQIFPKLGVAGRHQLRDLLEGDDHSGR
- a CDS encoding TetR/AcrR family transcriptional regulator → MPAGRPRSFDAEEKLDVAMRLFWRDGYEGVSLSDLTEAMGINRRSLYAAYGNKETLFASAARRYLDGPGAFVSRALEEPTARGVAAVMLHGCADAYTQPDSPAGCLLVQSALACSPEDDGVRRLLARYREDGVLALAARFERARNDGDLGADETADPKALARMLTAIGQGMSVQAAGGASREQLHELADQALKAWPTP
- a CDS encoding SDR family NAD(P)-dependent oxidoreductase, with the translated sequence MSEQPLAGKTALVTGGSRGIGASIVERLAADGASVTFSYVADHQGAKEVVERITSTGGTVRAVETDSADADAVRDTIAEVVAISGGLDILVNNAGVAHVAPIEEFPLEEFDRLVAVNVRGVFNTIQAAVPHLPHGGRIVTIGSINADRVPVPGIAVYSLTKAAVAGLTRGLARELGPRGITVNTVQPGPTATEMNPDEGEFAEAMKALMPVGHYAHPTDIASAVAYLVRPEARFVTGTSWDVDGGFAV
- a CDS encoding NADPH-dependent F420 reductase, whose amino-acid sequence is MSRTRPTRNGEQPMTSIGIIGAGGIGTALARRFATTDAEVLLANSRGSHTVQTPDDRVTAADITEAAKADIVVLAVPWNRLEAAVANSGIDDWSGKIVIDPTNPLSAPDFPPADLGGHVSSTQLVEKLVPGAEVVKAFGTLTPPDLGADPTAGGRRVVFISGDHPAANGTVARLASKAGWAPIDLGLLAIGGPLLHFPGGPLPTLRLRLER